One genomic region from Streptomyces sp. NBC_00457 encodes:
- a CDS encoding alpha,alpha-trehalose-phosphate synthase (UDP-forming), with the protein MAATFGAAQVLVASNRGPVSYGVREDGSLHAKRGGGGLVSGLSAIGSDADALWVCSALGDGDREAVRRGVGESGVRMLDIPADVHADAYNGIANSVLWFVHHLLYQTPLEPVFDAEFRRQWESYVRYNRAFAEALAEEAGASAAVLVQDYHLTLVPGMLRELRPDLRIGHFSHTPWAPVEYFRMLPDDIAEQVLRGMLGADRLGFLTHRWADAFTACAEVLVGGLGDTRIGVHGLGADADFLRRRSHETDVEERMAALRAEIGPGRQTIVRVDRTELSKNIVRGLLAYRQLLDDHPELRGRVVHVAFAYPSRQDLAVYREYTAEVQRVAEEINSAYGTPDWTPVVLHVKDDFARSLAAYRLADVALVNPIRDGMNLVAKEMPVVSDEGCVLVLSREAGAYEELGEDAITVNPYDVTGTAEALYEALTMPAGERGERTKRLAAAATALPPAQWFLDQLNALPDTGRQLRQ; encoded by the coding sequence ATGGCTGCAACTTTCGGTGCTGCGCAGGTACTGGTCGCCTCCAACCGCGGCCCCGTCTCGTACGGGGTCCGGGAGGACGGCTCGCTGCACGCCAAACGCGGCGGCGGCGGGCTGGTGTCCGGTCTCTCCGCGATCGGGTCGGACGCGGACGCCCTGTGGGTCTGCTCGGCCCTCGGCGACGGCGACCGCGAGGCGGTACGGCGCGGAGTCGGCGAGTCCGGTGTACGGATGCTGGACATTCCGGCCGACGTGCACGCGGACGCGTACAACGGCATCGCGAACTCGGTCCTCTGGTTCGTCCACCACCTGCTGTACCAAACGCCGCTGGAGCCGGTCTTCGACGCGGAGTTCCGGCGCCAGTGGGAGTCGTACGTCCGCTACAACCGCGCGTTCGCCGAGGCGCTGGCCGAGGAGGCGGGGGCCTCAGCGGCGGTGCTGGTGCAGGACTACCACCTGACGCTGGTGCCGGGCATGCTCCGCGAACTCCGCCCCGACCTGCGGATCGGCCACTTCTCGCACACGCCGTGGGCGCCGGTGGAGTACTTCCGCATGCTGCCGGACGACATCGCCGAGCAGGTGCTGCGCGGGATGCTCGGCGCCGACCGGCTGGGCTTCCTCACCCACCGCTGGGCCGACGCGTTCACCGCGTGCGCCGAGGTCCTCGTCGGCGGGCTCGGCGACACCCGCATCGGCGTGCACGGGCTGGGCGCCGACGCCGACTTCCTGCGCCGGCGCTCGCACGAGACCGACGTCGAGGAACGGATGGCCGCGCTGCGGGCCGAGATCGGCCCGGGCCGCCAGACCATCGTCCGGGTCGACCGCACCGAGCTGTCCAAGAACATCGTGCGCGGCCTGCTGGCGTACCGGCAGCTCCTCGACGACCACCCCGAGCTGCGCGGGCGGGTCGTCCATGTCGCGTTCGCGTATCCGTCGCGGCAGGATCTCGCCGTCTACCGGGAGTACACGGCCGAGGTGCAGCGGGTCGCGGAGGAGATCAACTCCGCGTACGGAACACCGGACTGGACGCCGGTCGTGCTGCACGTGAAGGACGACTTCGCCCGCTCTCTGGCTGCCTACCGGCTCGCGGACGTAGCCCTCGTCAACCCGATCCGCGACGGCATGAACCTGGTCGCCAAGGAGATGCCGGTCGTCTCCGACGAGGGCTGCGTACTGGTGCTTTCGCGGGAGGCGGGGGCGTACGAGGAGCTGGGCGAGGACGCGATCACCGTGAACCCGTACGACGTGACGGGCACGGCCGAGGCGTTGTACGAGGCGTTGACGATGCCGGCCGGGGAGCGGGGCGAGCGGACGAAGCGGCTGGCGGCGGCAGCGACTGCACTGCCGCCGGCGCAGTGGTTCCTGGATCAGCTGAACGCCCTACCCGATACGGGCCGCCAGCTCCGCCAGTAG
- a CDS encoding glucosyl-3-phosphoglycerate synthase, translated as MLEEVERWLSARSWSLTDRPLHKILAAKRATGQTVSVVLPALNEEETVGEIVAVIRHDLMQQVPLVDEIVVVDSGSTDRTSEVAAAAGARVVHRDDILPRIPAVPGKGEVLWRSLLVTSGDIVCFIDADLKEFSSDFVTGIVGPLLTDPEVDLVKGMYDRPLGGAAGQGGRVTELMARPLLNMHWPQLAGFVQPLGGEYAARRSLLEQLPFPVGYGVELGMLVDALHLVGLDALAQVDIGVRKHRHQDGQALGRMSAAIYRTAQLRLARGHLIRPSLTQFERSEDGFEPRTYSVDTEERPPMADITEYQSRKAA; from the coding sequence GTGCTGGAAGAAGTCGAGCGCTGGTTGAGCGCACGCTCCTGGTCCCTGACCGATCGCCCGCTGCACAAGATCCTGGCCGCGAAACGCGCCACGGGACAGACCGTCAGTGTCGTGCTGCCCGCGCTCAACGAGGAGGAGACGGTCGGCGAGATCGTCGCCGTGATCCGTCACGACCTCATGCAGCAGGTCCCGCTCGTCGACGAGATCGTCGTAGTCGACTCGGGATCGACCGACCGCACCTCCGAGGTGGCCGCCGCCGCGGGCGCCCGGGTCGTCCACCGCGACGACATCCTGCCGCGCATACCGGCCGTCCCCGGCAAGGGCGAGGTCCTGTGGCGCTCGCTCCTCGTCACCAGCGGTGACATCGTCTGCTTCATCGACGCGGACCTGAAGGAGTTCTCGTCGGACTTCGTCACCGGCATCGTCGGCCCGCTGCTCACCGACCCGGAGGTCGACCTCGTCAAGGGGATGTACGACCGTCCGCTCGGCGGCGCGGCGGGCCAGGGCGGCCGGGTGACGGAACTGATGGCCCGCCCCCTGCTGAACATGCACTGGCCGCAGCTGGCCGGATTCGTCCAGCCGCTGGGCGGTGAGTACGCGGCCCGCCGCTCCCTGCTGGAACAGCTCCCGTTCCCCGTCGGCTACGGCGTGGAGCTGGGCATGCTGGTCGACGCCCTGCATCTGGTGGGCCTGGACGCCCTCGCCCAGGTCGACATCGGCGTCCGCAAGCACCGGCACCAGGACGGCCAGGCCCTGGGCCGGATGTCGGCCGCGATCTACCGCACGGCCCAGCTCAGGCTGGCCCGCGGCCATCTGATCCGCCCCTCCCTCACCCAGTTCGAACGGAGCGAGGACGGATTCGAACCCCGCACCTACTCCGTGGATACGGAGGAACGGCCTCCGATGGCCGACATCACCGAGTACCAGTCCCGCAAAGCGGCATAA